In Marasmius oreades isolate 03SP1 chromosome 3, whole genome shotgun sequence, a single window of DNA contains:
- a CDS encoding uncharacterized protein (antiSMASH:Cluster_3.4) translates to MSSSSDHTWKAASPQAVEQWLKTSKAVAIHLQLMFQMEWPEEFSQFEHMHKAARWIHREIDQGLWIGKVIVYKLGSSVHLDGNNVCPTATYCLGAFNGRHMEILDLEACLLYKPGDVIIGWMNVLFHRVSPWDISEPFPDEVSKFLEEYKVTSGHVSVVSFFPESAYTALKDKPEGWARTTSFGRRKIHC, encoded by the coding sequence ATGTCTTCCTCCAGCGATCACACCTGGAAGGCCGCCAGTCCGCAAGCAGTAGAGCAATGGTTGAAGACCTCCAAAGCGGTCGCAATTCATCTCCAACTCATGTTCCAAATGGAATGGCCAGAGGAATTCAGCCAGTTTGAACACATGCACAAGGCTGCCCGCTGGATACATCGAGAGATTGACCAGGGACTGTGGATCGGTAAAGTAATTGTGTATAAACTTGGGAGTAGCGTTCACCTCGACGGTAACAATGTCTGCCCCACTGCCACATACTGTTTAGGCGCTTTCAACGGCAGACATATGGAGATTCTGGACCTCGAGGCATGTCTTCTCTACAAGCCAGGTGATGTTATAATAGGCTGGATGAACGTTCTCTTCCACCGCGTCTCCCCATGGGACATCTCAGAACCGTTCCCGGATGAAGTATCCAAGTTCCTGGAGGAATATAAAGTCACCTCAGGGCATGTTTCCGTAGTTAGTTTTTTCCCTGAGTCTGCTTATACTGCTTTGAAGGATAAACCAGAGGGTTGGGCAAGGACCACAAGTTTTGGTCGTAGAAAGATACACTGCTGA
- a CDS encoding uncharacterized protein (antiSMASH:Cluster_3.4): MKLNIANPATGAQKLIDLDDEKRYRVFFDKKMSQEVPADSVGDEWKGYVFRITGGNDKQGFPMKQGVLLPYRVRLLLADGHSCYRIRRTGERRRKSVRGCIVGPDIAVLSLVIVKQGEQEIPGLTDTVLPKRLGPKRATKIRKFFNLSKEDDVTKYVVRREVKSSKKENAKPYTKAPKIQRLVTPMRLQRRRHLKSIKRRRFEHQKEQKAEFDALLAKRIAEKKAKVAAIKASHQQKATTA, translated from the exons ATGAAGTTGAACATCGCTA ACCCCGCGACTGGGGCCCAAAAACTCATCGACCTCGATGACGAGAAACGCTA TCGTGTCTTCTTCGACAAGAAAATGTCCCAGGAAGTCCCTGCCGATTCCGTAGGCGACGAGTGGAAGGGCTACGTTTTCCGTATCACCGGTGGAAACGACAAGCAAGGTTTTCCAATGAAACAAGGTGTCCTTCTCCCATACCGTGTCCGTCTCCTCCTCGCCGATGGTCACTCTTGCTACCGAATCCGTCGTACGGGTGAGCGTAGGCGTAAATCCGTCCGAGGATGCATCGTTGGTCCCGATATCGCCGTGCTCTCTCTTGTCATCGTCAAACAAGGTGAACAAGAAATTCCCGGTCTCACCGATACCGTTCTCCCCAAGAGGCTCGGTCCCAAGAGGGCGACGAAGAttaggaagttcttcaacttgAGCAAAGAGGATGATGTTACGAAATACGTTGTTAGGAGAGAGGTTAAGAGTTCGAAGAAGGAGAACGCTAAGCCTTACACCAAGGC TCCGAAAATCCAACGTTTGGTCACCCCTATGCGTCTCCAACGCCGTCGTCACCTTAAGTCCATCAAGCGTCGCAGATTCGAGCACCAGAAGGAACAGAAGGCCGAGTTCGA TGCCCTTCTCGCCAAGCGGATCGCAGAGAAGAAGGCCAAAGTCGCCGCTATCAAGGCCTCCCACCAACAGAA GGCAACGACTGCGTAA
- the RPS13 gene encoding ribosomal 40S subunit protein S13 (antiSMASH:Cluster_3.4; BUSCO:EOG0926514P), translated as MGRMHAPGKGISSSALPYRRAPPTWLKTTPDDVVDQIIKLARKGLPPSQIGVTLRDSHGIPQVRFVTGNKILRILKANGLGPSIPEDLWFLIKKAVAVRKHLEVNRKDKDSKFRLILIESRIHRLARYYKTKQQIPPTFKYDSATASTLIA; from the exons ATGGGTCGTATGCACGCTCCCGGAAAGGGCATTT CGTCCTCTGCTCTCCCCTACCGTCGCGCTCCTCCTACTTGGCTGAAGACGACTCCAGACGACGTTGTTGATCAGATCATCAAGCTCGCCCGTAAGGGCTTGCCTCCGTCCCAAATCGGTGTTACTCTCCGTGACTCGCATGGTATCCCCCAAGTGCGATTCGTCACTGGTAACAAAATTCTTCGTATCCTCAAGGCGAACG GACTTGGCCCATCCATCCCTGAGGACCTATGGTTCCTCATCAAAAAGGCGGTTGCCGTCCGAAAACACCTTGAGGTCAACCGCAAGGACAAGGATTCCAAGTTCCGTCTTATCTTGATCGAGTCCAGGATTCACAG GCTGGCTCGTTACTACAAGACCAAGCAGCAGATTCCTCCCACTTTCAAGTACGACTCTGCTACCGCCTCCACTCTCATTGCCTAA
- a CDS encoding uncharacterized protein (antiSMASH:Cluster_3.4) produces the protein MPVSVRFPGSQGIDSPHKGYSLRINTRFLEPVEGNTTPPTTPFTVALKNRQGLEDGIYQISTTQSFDNDCHVERPLYLATDSGFVKVVPEPRDNATLWRINRINTQLDTFNINSPSCNISNLVSSHAFRYRVENVGSGELLGLSRSRLTLITTKGYQDNTLKVFISPSEPPSCESGTTSTGSYKMYTILPDETSYGTLEEFYLHVGIWQLAPKGKPVVPAPVHLSSKVFPESDCSWVFDFAEGIP, from the exons ATGCCAGTTTCAGTCAGGTTCCCGGGGAGTCAAGGCATTGACTCACCTCACAAAGGATACAGCCTTAGAATAAACA CCCGTTTTCTGGAACCAGTTGAGGGGAACACAACCCCTCCCACCACCCCCTTCACCGTCGCCCTTAAAAATCGACAAGGACTCGAAGACGGTATATATCAGATTAGTACAACACAATCCTTCGACAACGATTGCCATGTCGAGAGACCGTTATATCTCGCCACCGATTCTGGTTTCGTGAAAGTCGTTCCAGAACCTCGGGATAATGCGACATTG TGGCGAATAAACCGAATCAATACCCAACTCGATACATTCAACATCAACTCACCGTCATGCAACATTTCGAACTTGGTATCAAGTCACGCATTTAGATACCGAGTTGAGAATGTAGGCAGTGGAGAGCTCCTTGGGTTGAGTCGGTCG CGACTGACGTTGATAACAACGAAAGGGTATCAAGACAACACTTTAAAAGTCTTTATTTCACCTTCAGAACCACCTTCTTGCGAATCCGGTACAACTTCGACAGGTAGTTACAAG ATGTACACAATCCTCCCGGACGAAACATCATACGGAACCCTAGAAGAGTTTTATCTTCATGTGGGGATATGGCAGTTGGCACCGAAAGGAAAACCGGTTGTGCCTGCACCT GTCCATCTATCCTCGAAGGTTTTTCCGGAGTCGGATTGTTCGTGGGTATTCGATTTTGCGGAAGGAATACCATGA
- a CDS encoding putative NRPS-like protein biosynthetic cluster (antiSMASH:Cluster_3.4): MVQAVSAAMRSSGVVAGDRIAAVITNSIEAVVLFLATASIGAIYTSTAPDMGAKGILNRYEQIKPKLLFMETEVFYAGKVIDLSGKCLEVLSSLNQRGLQSTILLPSRITGRVFTLQALARYDILSYADFLARGDNSALTFEQLPFNHPLIILYSSGTTGTPKCIVHRAGGILLQIKKELAYCYGLDALGTFFQYTTTGWMMWTLLMGSLSLGARMILYDGSPFHPDIQTFVKMINDQGATVTGLSPRFLSEMRSQGIQPHEVASFEALQSIAVGGSILTPNVHAWAQKAFGPSTRVFIAMGGTDICAAFVVSIPSLQIHVGEISCKSLGIKVEVFDSHGRNIEGTGRAGEMVVTKGHPTVPLFFWGDKSGEKFRKAYFDMFPGIWRQGDFMVVNPKTGGIQILGRSDGVLNPKGIRFGAGEIYSVVEQLEGVSEQVDDCICVGQRRAQDPEERVFLFVKMRHGYSFTKILAMQIKAAIRNQLTARHVPDFMIEVKNIPYTTNGKKIEIAVKQIISGAVLKPSASVANPEALEEYYKYCRDAEVEASRAKL; this comes from the exons ATGGTGCAGGCCGTTTCTGCTGCTATGAGGTCGAGTGGTGTTGTTGCTGGCGATAGAATAGCTG CTGTGATCACCAATTCCATTGAAGCCGTCGTTCTCTTCTTGGCCACAGCCAGTATTGGTGCGATATATACGAGCACCGCGCCTGACATGGGCGCAAAG GGTATCTTGAATCGTTATGAACAAATCAAACCAAAGCTTCTATTCATGGAAACCGAAGTCTTCTACGCTGGCAAAGTTATTGATCTGAGTGGCAAGTGCTTGGAAGTCCTCTCTTCGCTCAATCAAAGAGGGTTGCAGTCGACGATATTGTTGCCAAGCAGAATAACTGGACGAGTTTTTACACTGCAAGCACTCGCAAGATACGATAT ACTCAGTTACGCTGATTTTTTAGCAAGGGGAGATAATAGCGCCTTGACTTTTGAACAACTTCCATTCAATCATCCTCTGATAATTCTTTATTCCTCAG GAACTACTGGCACGCCCAAATGCATTGTCCATCGTGCCGGG GGAATTTTACTTCAGATCAAGAAGGAGCTAGCATACTGCTACGGGCTAGATGCGTTGGGTACATTCTTTCAATACACGACG ACTGGTTGGATGATGTGGACTCTTCTCATGGGCTCTTTGTCTTTGGGTGCGCGAATGATACTATACGACGGATCCCCTTTCCACCCAGATATCCAGACTTTCGTTAAAATGATAAATGATCAAGG GGCGACCGTTACTGGCCTCAGCCCTCGCTTTCTGTCAGAAATGCGCAGTCAAGGCATACAACCAC ATGAAGTCGCTAGTTTCGAAGCTCTGCAAAGCATTGCCGTTGGAGGCTCTATATTGACTCCCAATGTTCACGCGTGGGCGCAGAAAGCTTTTGGTCCTTCAACACGAGTTTTCATCGCCATgggaggaacagatatttgTGCGGCAT TTGTGGTTAGCATTCCAAGTTTACAGATACACGTCGGAG AGATATCCTGCAAGAGCTTGGGAATAAAGGTCGAAGTCTTTGACAGCCACGGTCGCAACATCGAGGGAACTGGTAGGGCGGGTGAGATGGTGGTTACGAAAGGCCATCCGACCGTCCCACTCTTCTTCTGGGGTGACAAATCGGGTGAGAAATTCCGCAAGGCGTACTTTGACATGTTTCCCG GCATATGGAGGCAGGGTGACTTCATGGTTGTTAATCCCAAAACTGGCGGGATCCAGATTCTGGGACGTAG TGATGGAGTTCTCAATCCGAAGGGCATCAGATTTGGGGCAGGAGAGATTTATTCAGTTGTAGAACAGCTGGAAGGCGTTTCTGAACAGGTCGACGATTGCATTTGCGTTGGACAACGTCGGGCGCAAGATCCTGAGGAGCGTGTCTTTCTTTTCGTGAAAATGAGACACGGATATTCCTTCACCAAGATTCTTGCAATGCAAATCAAGGCCGCAATCAGGAACCAGCTGACTGCTCGACATGTTCCTGATTTCATGATTGAGGTGAAAAATATACCA TACACGACCAACGGCAAGAAGATCGAGATAGCGGTGAAACAGATTATTTCTGGAGCTGTATTGAAGCCGAGTGCATCAGTCGCGAATCCTGAAGCTCTGGAAGAATACTATAAGTACTGTCGAGATGCTGAAGTGGAAGCTAGTCGGGCGAAGTTGTAG
- a CDS encoding uncharacterized protein (antiSMASH:Cluster_3.4; CAZy:GH44), whose amino-acid sequence MWKIFIDMSLSQLPVEYRTHISYESACRLVIVIYLGHFVHTHAAPPGNLEPLIVLVFSNNKCGKKRLSSYLPVLQLAPNFDRSPITYSLRVTALQLAKADLTVYENDALGSGWENWSWGSTIDFAAKDIFDGTSSVSVTSDAYSGLSVKLEGTFPQYAGLRFDISGAQPDVQIYFSATDTSAQSPSIPISAISKEVTANGFTSLLIDFKALPGTGATLPTANWDRITFQAGGNGASYHLDNIIFVDSIVVVPQFLSAEPLASNLLAVTTVGAVNLKDIVVKLNGKALSVSSTKTYSPPDTPSKTINYLALASPFTSGSLVITAGNSTFGHTIPAAQSGSIATQGSLAISPLIYGVNFPTDANYIKTLGVTFSRWGGNTATSYNPNGDFINAGADWYFENRGSDKADDWLGWVNGAGSSSLMTVPALDWVAKDNSSYSYPKTLYPDQQAFDPFNADAGNGKLPDGTPVSPATEPNRSYTTWNPTLAKQWLSSLKNKPAFIAIDNEIEIAHSTHQDMHSQPINYDEELKRIVDFATVAKQALPSAKVVAPSTCAWWFYWTSSVGWDDTAAHGNIDFLPWFLQQMAKHDRSTGTRLLDYLDIHYYFQGDTSANDAAAKAIRLRMTRSLWDPTYVDDSWVGQEPQQNHQPNPTKIQLIPRMKSLIAQNYPGTKLSISEWSSTNDQDITGGLVTVDMLGIFGKYGLDAATYWATPDQLGPVGLAYWLFRGNNTFFGSSSVQVSLSSSSSPDTVSVYAGTQNSKLSVVIINKSPSAPLSYKFSNFPAGTYFIRHFGGGAGVAKWQTETTLKASDFLVVPPYTAIFLLQK is encoded by the exons ATGTGGAAAATATTCATCGACATGTCATTGTCGCAATTACCGGTAGAATACCGGACTCACATCTCATACGAGTCGGCATGTCGACTCGTGATTGTCATATACTTGGGACACTTTGTGCACACCCACGCTGCACCACCTGGCAATCTCGAACCCCTCATAGTATTGGTTTTTTCCAACAATAAATGCGGAAAGAAGAGATTATCCTCATATCTCCCGGTTTTGCAACTCGCACCGAACTTTGACCGATCGCCAATAACTTATAGCCTGAGGG TTACGGCCCTTCAGCTCGCGAAAGCTGATCTGACGGTGTACGAGAACGATGCTCTTGGGTCTGGATGGGAAAACTGGAGTTGGGGTTCCACCATCGACTTTGCAGCGAAGGATATCTTCGACGGCACAAGCAGCGTTTCTGTCACATCTGATGCGTACTCTGGTCTTTCCGTGAAGTTGGAAGGAACTTTCCCCCAATATGCTGGTCTCCGGTTCGACATTTCG GGAGCTCAACCGGATGTGCAGATTTATTTCTCTGCAACCGATACCTCGGCGCAGTCCCCAAGTATTCCTATCTCTGCCATTAGCAAGGAAGTCACAGCCAATGGTTTCACTTCGTTATTGATCGACTTCAAGGCTTTGCCAGGTACTGGGGCTACACTG CCTACCGCAAACTGGGACCGTATCACCTTCCAGGCTGGTGGTAATGGTGCATCA TACCACCTGGACAACATTATCTTCGTCGAT TCAATCGTTGTCGTACCTCAATTCCTCAGTGCGGAGCCTTTAGCCAGCAACCTTCTTGCTGTCACTACTGTCGGAGCCGTCAACCTTAAGGACATCGTCGTCAAACTCAACGGAAAG GCACTTTCCGTCTCCAGTACGAAGACCTACTCGCCTCCAGATACTCCTTCGAAGACCATAAACTACCTGGCTCTGGCATCGCCTTTTACCTCCGGCTCACTTGTCATCACTGCAGGTAACTCCACCTTTGGCCATACGATTCCGGCAGCCCAAAGCGGAAG CATAGCAACACAAGGCTCATTAGCTATCAGCCCCCTCATCTACGGAGTCAACTTCCCAACGGATGCCAACTACATCAAGACTCTCGGTGTCACCTTTTCGCGTTGGGGAGGCAATACCGCCACATCCTATAACCCCAATGGTGACTTCATCAACGCTGGTGCCGACTGGTACTTTGAGAACCGAGGAAGTGACAAGGCGGACGATTGGTTGGGTTGGGTTAACGGAGCGGGCTCGAGTTCTTTGATGACCGTACCTGC ACTGGATTGGGTTGCTAAGGACAACTCTTCTTACTCTTATCCCAAAACGCTGTACCCTG ACCAGCAAGCTTTCGATCCCTTTAATGCTGACGCAGGCAATGGGAAATTGCCCGATGGTACACCCGTATCGCCGGCGACTGAACCAAACCGTTCTTACACTACTTGGAACCCAACTCTCGCGAAGCAATGGTTATCCTCTCTGAAGAATAAGCCAGCTTTCATCGCGATCGATAACGAGATCGAAATTGCTCATTCGACGCATCAAGACATGCACTCGCA GCCCATTAACTATGACGAAGAGCTCAAACGAATCGTCGACTTCGCAACGGTTGCCAAGCAAGCACTTCCAAGTGCCAAGGTTGTTGCGCCTTCGACTTGTGCGTGGTGGTTCT ACTGGACGAGTTCTGTTGGATGGGACGACACCGCGGCTCACGGAAACATTGACTTCCTCCCTTGGTTCCTACAGCAGATGGCTAAGCATGACAGGAGCACTGGCACTCGATTGTTGGATTACCTCGATATCCACTACTATTTCCAAGGGGATACAAGTGCGAACGATGCAGCTGCAAAGGCAATCAGATTGAGAATGACGCGTAGTCTTTGG GACCCTACCTACGTCGACGATTCCTGGGTCGGTCAGGAACCTCAACAGAACCACCAACCGAATCCCACCAAGATCCAGTTGATTCCGCGCATGAAGAGCCTCATAGCTCAAAACTATCCGGGCACTAAACTGTCGATCAGTGAATGGAGTTCTACGAATGACCAAGACATCACAGGAGGACTCGTTACTGTAGATATGCTTGGTATTTTTGGAAAGTACGGCCTCGACGCGGCGACGTACTGGGCTACTCCCGATCAACTGGGACCTGTAGGATTAGCGTATTGGCTCTTCCGAGG CAATAATACATTCTTCGGCAGCTCTAGCGTGCAGGTTAGCCTGTCAAGTTCATCGAGTCCCGATACGGTGAGCGTGTACGCCGGAACTCAAAATAGCAAGTTATCGGTTGTTATCATCAACAAGAGCCCGAGCGCACCTCTTTCATACAAATTCTCGAACTTCCCTGCTGGAACGTACTTCATCAGGCATTTCGGTGGTGGTGCTGGTGTGGCCAAATGGCAGACGGAAACCACGCTGAAAGCGAGTGATTTCCTCGTAGTGCCACCTTACACGGCAATATTCCTTCTTCAGAAATAG
- a CDS encoding uncharacterized protein (antiSMASH:Cluster_3.4; BUSCO:EOG09265SHM), with protein sequence MFQDSSNMDRVTQFQDAIQQLLLIMSSSIGYLSTRQTSTEIPVTKRRSSDKYDSIEDFEENKREVVTDLIVKAKQLEFLISSFPEAELEEEQARRLEMLEDEAQKTNEEYVQIVARTSWIPSFTSH encoded by the exons ATGTTCCAGGATTCATCGAACATGGACCGTGTAACACAATTTCAAGATGCAATTCAGCAG CTGCTTTTGATCATGTCTAGCAGTATCGGGTACCTCTCAACGCGCCAGACATCAACTGAAATACCGGTTACAAAGCGGAGAAGCTCGGACAAGTATGACTCTATAGAAGACTTTGAGG AGAACAAACGGGAAGTTGTTACGGATTTGATTGTGAAAGCTAAGCAGCTGGAGTTTCTCATAAGCTCGTTTCCGGAGGCAGAGTTAGAAGAAGAACAG GCTCGGAGACTAGAAATGCTTGAAGACGAGGCGCAGAAAACAAACGAAGAATACGTTCAGATAGTTGCTCGTACGAGTTG GATCCCTTCATTTACAAGTCACTGA
- a CDS encoding uncharacterized protein (antiSMASH:Cluster_3.4; BUSCO:EOG09265SHM), with product MFQDSSNMDRVTQFQDAIQQLLLIMSSSIGYLSTRQTSTEIPVTKRRSSDKYDSIEDFEENKREVVTDLIVKAKQLEFLISSFPEAELEEEQARRLEMLEDEAQKTNEEYVQIVARTRSLHLQVTEALRLVLCGNLDAGASPD from the exons ATGTTCCAGGATTCATCGAACATGGACCGTGTAACACAATTTCAAGATGCAATTCAGCAG CTGCTTTTGATCATGTCTAGCAGTATCGGGTACCTCTCAACGCGCCAGACATCAACTGAAATACCGGTTACAAAGCGGAGAAGCTCGGACAAGTATGACTCTATAGAAGACTTTGAGG AGAACAAACGGGAAGTTGTTACGGATTTGATTGTGAAAGCTAAGCAGCTGGAGTTTCTCATAAGCTCGTTTCCGGAGGCAGAGTTAGAAGAAGAACAG GCTCGGAGACTAGAAATGCTTGAAGACGAGGCGCAGAAAACAAACGAAGAATACGTTCAGATAGTTGCTCGTACGA GATCCCTTCATTTACAAGTCACTGAAGCACTTCGCCTTGTACTATGCGGAAATCTCGACGCGGGTGCTTCGCCAGATTAA